The Metarhizium brunneum chromosome 5, complete sequence sequence tcgaACTTGACGCGGAAAAGTCCTGATCCAGAGTAGTACCATCCACAAGCTTCTTGAGGTCTACCGAAGTCGTCGGCGAGTCAAACGACCAGCGGTCCTGAGTTGATAACTCCCAAATTCGAACAATCGCATCCGCCGTGACGGTGACAACACAAGAGCCATTAACTCCTAAAGGATGCCACAGAACTGACATGATGGGGGCTCGTGAAGTTACATGTGTGGTCGGGCCGAGGGTGTAAATCTTGGGTCGTAAAGGAGAGGTATCCTCGCTCGTCAAATGCGACGAGTCGGGTATGGCGCAAATATGAACTGTATGTGTCGTGAGAATGGCCAAGTAATTTGAGTTTGGCGATATGATTAATTGTCGGATTTCATCGGCTACTGGAGTTTTAATGATCTTTTGACGGATTAGCAACGTTAGCAACACGGAGTCTGTTAAAAGATTCGGTGTCGTAGGGGCCAAGCGGTGACGACATACCCTCAACCCAGGCGCAGCATCCATCTCTCCGTCGTCAATTGACTGTATGGAATCTTCTCTTTTGATGCGAGCTCCGGCAGAGCGAGTTCCCGTTCTCCCTCTTGGCTGTCTAGTTGACCATTCATCCTTAAGGTAGGCCAGATCAGCCCATCGAATTTCCTTGCCTACAGCAACAAAGACCTCAGTCCCCCGACGGGCAATCGTTCTCCTAGGACCGAGGGTCGACCTGGTCTTGGAGGGTGGCGACAGAGCCCGCGATCGGATCGCCTCAGCGGAAGGCTCAAATAGCTGGCGGCCCGGCGCATTGTTGTTGGACAGCCATGCCGACGAGTAcgacttgaccttgggcATCGTAGGTCGTGAAGGCGGCCCTCTGTAAAACAAAGCAACACAGGGGCTTCGAGACTCGGCGGGAACGATGAATCAAGGCGGAGCTGCAGCTTCGGTTGCCTCTTCAGCAGGCGCCGCTGCGGTTAAGCTCGGGCTTTGGGCAAGCAAAAAGTCAAATCTTGGTAAAGGGAGAGCTCCGATTGAGAGCACAAAAAAAGTTGACGCTGAACAAGGGAAGTACTAGTAACTTGATAAGTGGCCGAGAAAAGCGCGAAATGGTTAGCGCGCGTTTGCTGGCTGGTCTGTCGCAGGTCTCCACTTTGAATTCAAGGCCAAACCCTGACGACGGCGGGCCATGCGGCAGCCGAACAGGCAGCAACAAACTCATATATAACATGCATATTTGCTGgataagtaaataaatattaaagaTATTTTTCTTCAAATTCTTACATCCCGTTGACCACTAGAGACCTTTGTAGCGTGAAAGCTGATGCCGCAAACCGGGCCCATGCCAGCATTGAACTGAACGATAGCCGGCTTTCACAGAGCCTCAAAGGGGTCGAGGCTGCCTTCTCCAGTCTGCAGTTCAACATGAAGAAGGGCATATTTCAAAAACCTTGAAGTGAAATAATTAGATTGCGACTAGCAGAAGCTATTTATTAAATCATCTCCCGCCATCCCAATGCCACCACTGGTGATGGTCTTGCAACACATTGCCTGTCTTTCCCATTATAGCAAGAGATGTGGGTCCAGGACCCTCGACCAAGGACTCGACCAACCTCAGGCTTTCGCCCAACCTCGAATGTAAATTACCATGATAGTTCTGGCACCTCGCGCAACGTAGTCACCGGACAGCCCGATTGCGCCTTCAGACACCCTCATCATCTCTATACATCACACAAGGGTTCTCCATCAGTGCGAACCTCAAAATGCGTCACGACACCAGAAGCACAGTCGACCGCCTCGACCGCCCCAGCGCATACTACAACAGCAGAGTTCGTCGCCTTCTCGCCTCCCACCTCTCACCAGCTAACCATTTAGCCAGAACAAGCGCAGACGCGACCGGGATGACGACACCGCTAACGGAGATGCCCCCGCCGAACCACCTGTCGACCCTCTGGCCAACGCAACTACTCTCTACGTCGGCAACCTCTCCTTTTACACGACTGAAGAGCAGGTCTACGAGCTCTTTTCCAAATGCGGCGAGATCAAACGTCTCGTCATGGGGCTAGACCGCTTTCAAAAGACACCCTGCGGATTCTGCTTTGTCGAATACTACACACACCAGGATGCCCTGGACTGCATGAAGTACATTGGCGGTACGAAACTCGACGAACGCATCATCCGAACAGATTTGGATCCTGGGTTTGAAGAGGGCAGGCAGTATGGAAGGGGCAAGAGTGGTGGACAGGTGAGAGATGAGTATCGAGAGGACTTTGACGAGGGGCGAGGTGGTATTGGCCGAGCTTTGCAGAGGGACTATGAGGAAGAGGATCGGTATAGGTAATGCTTGGGAGGGAGAGAAATGGTATTGAGTGGCATATATTGATACCCGGTAGAAGGGCTTATGTAAAATTCAACACGATCATGATTTGCAGCGGACCACACCACGGGCTGGTCGGCGTTGGCACCGCGAAGCAGCGTAACTTGCATGTTTAACTTTGTAGTGATTTGACCGAAAATTATAGACAAAGGCGCCGTTCTAATGATACAAGTACATTGTCTCTGCAATGTAGTTCTTTCCACAGTTCTATACATCAGCCAGCATCTGCTCATGATCTGACCATCTTCCAACCCAACCCAATCGGATTCCACAGTGTTGATACAAGGCAATTCAATCCCCAACCCTTGATTTCCCACCCTTCCCAGCGTTCGTGTCCCCCCCTCACATCTATAATCGATCGAGAGTAGAACTTCTTAATAACCGGGGGGGTTGACTCTCTGCGACACCCTCGTCCACTTGGGCAATTCTACAACGGAAAACGTTAGCCAAATCCTCTCCTACCTCTAGAGCAGAGAAACATACTGTGAATCCCCTTCCTGTACCGCTTCGCCTTGCGGTCAAACAAGGTATATTTATCCTTGGGCAGCATCTCCGCCTCAGTCGGCATCTCGGCCTTCCACCGCTCCAACGCCTCCAGCGTCTGTCCCTTCTTTGCAAGAGCCGAATCCAGCGTGGCCACGACGCTATCCACCGCACGGAGCCGTAGCCTGTGTCTGCGCTTCTGGAACCTCGACAGGCGCCAGGGGATTTTCCACAGCAGGCCGCCCGACAGCGGGTTTGTTATTCTGAACGGGCCGAACATGGCGGGTCTGTCTCCTCAATCGGTACTTTCTCAGCGGTATCTAGCCGTGTTTTTTCTTCGGGTTCGTGGGGAGGTGTTTGCGCAGGACTCAATCGACGCCTActgaagatggcggcggAAACTTTTCAGCCGAGCCGTATGAAGCTGCCCGCTCGCTGCGACTGTGGAGCGGAATAATTGCGGCTCCCGCTGGACACTGGCACACACCCGCCCCGCCTGCAGCAGCAAGGGCcaaacaccaccagacaccagcTTCAATTGACTCCCTTGCCGTCGATGGTAGTCGACGCGACAGAGAGCTCCCCCAATCCGCCGTTTTCTTCGCGCCGGCTTCGCGAATGACCCCCGTCCGTCATGAGCTACTActtcgccattgtcggcgcCCAGGACAACCCCCTCTTTGAGTACGAATTCGGCACGTCCAAGCAGGGCGGCGATGGACAGTCCCGATTCTCGGATCAGCTCCGCCACTTGAACCAGTTCATTCTGCATTCGAGTTTAGATATAGCCGAGGAGGTGCAATGGGCACAAGGACAAATGTACGGTCCCCCCCTCGAGTCCACAAGGGAGAGGAACGCAACATGCGCAAATACGGGCTGTCGCCTTTCTTTCGTCTTGCAGCCGCTGATGGATGGAAACAGGTACCTGAAATGTATTGACAGATTCTTCAACAACTACATATCGTGTTTCGTCACCGGCGCCAACGTCAAATTCCTCCTGCTCCATCAACCCACCATGCCCACGTCCACGAGCTCGTCGCGATCATCGACTGCTATTGGCGCCAACCCGACGAGTCCAGCGACGGAAGAGGCTATCAAGATGTTCTTCACCGAGGTCTATGACAACTGGGTAAAGGCTGTCATGAATCCGTTTTACAGGGCAAATACAGAGGTCACGAGTCCCGTGTTTAGGGCGAGAGTTGCGGCAGCAGGGCGGAAGTATCTGTAGTTTTAGTACACGTAGGGTGCTGTTTGCACGGGCTATGAGACCATGATACCCACGGTAAATCAATCAAGACTCGATTATTGGCAATTTTAGGCAGCAACACACGGCTCAAGAGCAATTTTTCGCTCAACGTTTTGAACATGGCACAGACGATTATTGGAAATTTTAATGTGGTATTCATCTTAAAAGGTCGTCCATCTGCCTGTCGGGACGCCTGCATGATTTCTCGTAAACCCAGTTGGTctcccccaacgccaaaaagCAAAGTACAGAGTTCCCATGTCGCAACCCACCGAAACCTTCCTCCACCCGGTTTCCCAGTCCTGCCCAATTCCAATTCTGCCTGCCATGCCCATGTAGTGTATGATGTACAGAAGCCAGGCCAATATAATGTGAACGTAAAGCCAGAAACGGAGGCATAAAGCGATATTTAACCACCGAAACCGTACAGGGTGCGACCCTGTCGCTTCAGAGCATAGACAACGTCGAGAGAAGTGACGGTCTTGCGCTTGGCGTGCTCAGTGTAGGTGACGGCGTCGCGGATGACACCCTCGAGGAAAGTCTTGAGAACAGTACGGGTTTCTTCGTAGATCATAGCGGAAATACGCTTGACACCACCACGACGAGCGAGACGTCGGATAGCGGGCTTGGTGATACCCTGGATGTTGTCACGAAGAATCTTTCGGTGACGCTTGGCACCGCCCTTGCCGAGACCCttgccgcccttgccgcctgTTGGAGATGTCTGTTAGCACGGGTGCAAGTGATTTAGGCGATGGTCCATGATGCTTTTGAACCCCGGTCGTGCAGATAGGTCTCTTCATGATGAAAGTCTGAAGCCATTCAACCGAGTCCTTGCAGGCCCCGAAGTCTTGCGGAACTTGTTGGGCAAGGATGCAGGCTTCAGAAGCATCAAATGAAACTCCATAAATCAAAAATAGAAAAGTCACTTACGTCCAGTCATATTGATAGATGTAGATGTGAGGTCTTGGAGATGTATCTAGACGTGTCGCGTTGTCGCGTTGATGACGTTGAGTCAAATGCAAAGTAGAGTGTAAAGTGAGAGAGGGTGTGCGTAAGAAGGAAATCAGAAGCGGGGAGACCAACGGGGGGCGCGCGAGGGGGGGGCAAGATAAATACGTGGACGGAATCAGTCACGCTGGCCGAGCCGCGCGCCCGAGGGACTTTCAAAACACAGATCAGTAACGTGGAGAACAGGTGGGAAAACAGCGAAAATGCGCCGTGTTATTTTCCCTTTCCTGGGGCCAATTCGGGAAATGTGTTTGGCGCTAGTCCTGATATGGGGTGGGCGTGTGTCTGCGCTCTGTCAAGTTGCAGTGACTTTGGGTGCATGGGTGCATGGGCTGACCGCAAGTACCTGCTGATTTGCGAATTTAATCAGCCATGTACTCCTCGCTCCTTGCCTCTTCATGTGTGTACCTCTGTTATTGCGGAGGCGACCAAGCATCGCCCTATGCTGCATGTGGGGCTGCACCTGAGTGATCTGGCTCCCGAAATTGGGTGACTGATCTGGAGCCTGCAGCGAACCCGTCAGCTGCACGCGTACTAGGTACCAGAGCACTCCCTCCTAGGGAGCTTGGGAGGTGCGCGACAAGCCACATGCGACGCCACAGCGTTTCTTAGCGTAAGCTCGCAGCCGCAAGTCAATGCTCCTACTCCGTGCGCTGCCTGTGAAATTATCATCagttgtacggagcacctaCAGAGCACCCCGTAGTCCCTGGAATACGTAGCACCAGCCGCACAGCAGAATCGGCAGCTGCGCGGGAACAAGGTGGCAGAAGAGCCAGGGAATGACAACGGTCCTTCAATATTGACCTTGGGTCATACCATCGACCGCCTGCGGGCTAGCTCGGCAACCGTAGTCTTTTCCCTCTATCCGCTGGGCATGACAATTTGCTTTCTACAAAGGCCAGGTCTCATCGAAACGTTTCATCATTGCGGTCGAGACTTGTTCGGCGATCAACGACAGCTTTGGTTGTTCTCTTTAGGTGCTTGGTTTTCCTGTTCTGAGCGAGCTCCTAGGGATCAGACCTTGCTTTTCGACATGTATTTTATGGCATCCTAGCTTCTTCTACTTTTTTATGTTGTTTTTTAACTTCATCTAAATAATCGTTCAAGTATCATGCAAGCATTGCATCTGGGAAACACAATATATTAGACGTACTAAGGCCAGGGAACCGTAAATACCACGTAATACACACACATCGCGATACGCCAGGCGCCGGCAAAGATGGTCTCACCGGCTTCTTCTACGCTAAGCATTGATAAACCCTCGACTGGGCGCACGCTCTTGGCAACAATGTACAATTCGATGCTATATACCATACCGCATTTATTAATACACACAACAACCGGTAACCCAAACCCGTCTCCTGTCCACTCAGCGCCAGTCCCTATCCAAGCCGACTTGCTATGACTCCTGCCTAACTAAAAGTTGAAAGCGCCAAAAAGCAAAAGTTCACAACGCCAGTGCCATGCCGTATCATGCCATGCAACATGTTCATCCCAATCCGTATGCCCCGCTGCCACGAGCTGCGCCAGCTTTCTATTCCAACTTGCAGCTTCATTTCCTTTGGCTTCCTATCCATTGCACGGGCAGAATTCGATggatgccgtcgtcgccgttgtCCTCGATAAAAGCTCCTGAGTAGAACGCCGCTGCTTTTGCCCATGACTACGTTTGTGACTTGCCCAGAGAAACCGTTGGTAAGCCTCAGTTCGATTACTCGTGACATCATGCCATCATTGAATCATCCATCGgtacatcttcttcaaaacTTTCAATTGCTTCTTTAATCTTTGGTCCAGCCTAAAAAAGTCATGTCAGAAAACAACCGGCTACAACGGGGAAAAAATAATgtaaaaaaaagacacaggGGGCAAGTGCTCACCTTCGGATCCAGCGCTAGGGCAATGGTAAAGTGTCGAACGGCCAACTGCCTCTCATTCGTACTCCTATACAGAGTTCCAAGCAGGAAGTGAACAGTAGCCTCATCAGGAGCCAGGTCTTTCAAAATCATGAGTTCCTTTTGCGCTGCTTCAATCTGCCCAACAGTAAGCAAAGCTCGGGCCTTCTTGTACCGAGTTTGTGCTGCTCTTGGCGCCAGCTCTGCCGCCTTCGTGTAAGCATGTAATGCTTGTACCATCTGCTTTTGCTTCTCTAGAACACCTCCCATGCAGCAAATCAGTACAGCATTATTAGGGTTGATAGTTTGTGCTGCGTAATAATGGTCGTAGGCTTTCTCATAGGCGCCAAGTCGCTCCTGGACTCTGCCGATGCCATAATATGCGTTGTAGTGCCTTCTGTCAGCAGCAATGGCCTGGCGATACGCCGTGAGGGCCTTGTCATACTCTTCGTTGGTAACGTGTTCGTGGCCTTGAAGTGTAAAGGCGTATGCAAACTTGGGGTCCAGTTGAGTAGCTCGTTTGAAGCAACGAAGCGCTTGTTCGGGGTCTCGTGCTAAAGACCAAGCATTGCCCAATGCACACCAAGCCTGTGGCGAGTGCCATGCCGAGTCGACCAGTTCATGCGCCAGGAAGGAGAGATCGGTTTCTCGTTTCAGGTGCCACAGTATGGTCGAGTACACTTCCATGTCCTGGAGGCGAGATGGGGCCTGTACTCGCATTCTGCGGAAGAATTTTTCCGCTTCCGCGTATGCTGCTTGCTCGTAGTGAGAGCGGCCCAGCTGGGAGAGGACCCATGGGGTCCCCTGTTGGGCAGATGGAAGGGAGCTGAAGGCCTGAATCGCATCCTGGCATTGAAACCTTGAAAGAGCGTAGTAGCCATTGCCCAGCTTTTTCATAAGATCCAGGGTCCACTTAAGCGCTTCTTCGACCTTGACAGTATCCGACTCTATTGTTTTGgacggcgctggcggtgGCGCTGGTTCCCTTGTTCTTGAGGACTCTCCGTGATCTATGTCGGCTTGGTCATCCACAGGTTTTCTATTTCCACTCACAACTCTGCCGACGCTGGAACCACTGGAACCTGGTCGCATGATGCGTGACACCGGGGGCCTAGCCTTCTTTAACTCACGCCCAGCCGACGTGCCTATTGTCGCTGCCCCAGAGTTAGCTTTTGTAGACGGCTTAAACATGTTAAGCCTAGCACTCCGTCTAGTCATATGCTCGTCCGTGTTTGTCGATCTCGGGACTGGGTGACCTGACAAGGTACGCTTTCTTTCAGTTGCGGCTATATGCCCAGCTCTGGTACTAGtcgttgttgctgttgcggtTGCTATCGCTGGACCATCAGGCACAGTCTCCACGGCATGCTGCTCCTGGCCAGGTCTGCCGTTCCTCTTCGTCCCTAGTCTGTAGCTCATACGTGGCGGTGCATCCAATCCAGCATCAATGCCTTGAGCATTCCTAGTTCGCCTCGCAGGCGCCTGAGGTGGTTCCTGACCATATATGGGCCGAGTTGCTGTTGCATCAGACAGAGTTGAGAGCCCTGTCGGGGTTTCCATCCCTTCTACAATCGATGGGGGTTGGATATTCGCAGATGCTGCGAGTCGTAATCGAGCACTCTGGATCTTAGACATGAAGTCGTTTTCCGGAGCCTCGGTAAACATGTCTACTACCGGGCTGCTCATTTCCGTAGATGAGAAGCCGATACTGAAAGGATCTGATCCCAAATCCGCAGGCATATTCCTCGCGGTTGATCGTTTCAACGACACCGCATCCACCGGTATTCCAGCTGACGCTGACGCTTCTCTCAGATGATCTATAACGCCTATACCGATGTCTGAATCGAAGCTCTGAAGCAAGCTCTCATTTGATCTAAAAATATTGGGAACGCGAACATTAATGCCCATGTCGCAAAGGGCCGTAAACGCATCCCACATAAAGGGATTTTTCTTAAGCGAGTCCTCAAAACAGCTCACAGCCTTCTTCTTATCTCCGTAACCGCGGTGCAGCTTTCCAAGCAAGCAAAGAAGAGCAGGAGTGTCCGAAAATGCTGCTCGCGTTGTAGCCGTGTGTTTCCCAAGGCTGCATTTCTGTGGCCATAGAGACTTGGACTTCTCAAGGGCCACGATACCATCCTTGTATCGTTCCAGCGCTAGACACGCCTGAGCGAAAACCCAAGTACACCCCAGGTTGACCCCTCGGTATCCCATGGGTTTCGATATATCATACGCAGACCGGTAGTCACCCAGCCGCAGATGAGAAAGCGAATAGAGATATGCAGCATCAGTTGCTTTGGGATCTTGGGCGGCAAATCGCTCGGCAAAAAACAGCGCGTTGTCGTAGGAGGCATTGTCAAGATGATA is a genomic window containing:
- the Cbp20 gene encoding Nuclear cap-binding protein subunit 2; translation: MRHDTRSTVDRLDRPSAYYNSRNKRRRDRDDDTANGDAPAEPPVDPLANATTLYVGNLSFYTTEEQVYELFSKCGEIKRLVMGLDRFQKTPCGFCFVEYYTHQDALDCMKYIGGTKLDERIIRTDLDPGFEEGRQYGRGKSGGQVRDEYREDFDEGRGGIGRALQRDYEEEDRYR
- the mrpl31 gene encoding mitochondrial 54S ribosomal protein mL60 produces the protein MFGPFRITNPLSGGLLWKIPWRLSRFQKRRHRLRLRAVDSVVATLDSALAKKGQTLEALERWKAEMPTEAEMLPKDKYTLFDRKAKRYRKGIHKLPKWTRVSQRVNPPGY
- the TRAPPC2 gene encoding Trafficking protein particle complex subunit 2, with translation MSYYFAIVGAQDNPLFEYEFGTSKQGGDGQSRFSDQLRHLNQFILHSSLDIAEEVQWAQGQMYLKCIDRFFNNYISCFVTGANVKFLLLHQPTMPTSTSSSRSSTAIGANPTSPATEEAIKMFFTEVYDNWVKAVMNPFYRANTEVTSPVFRARVAAAGRKYL
- the hhfA_1 gene encoding Histone H4.1 produces the protein MTGRGKGGKGLGKGGAKRHRKILRDNIQGITKPAIRRLARRGGVKRISAMIYEETRTVLKTFLEGVIRDAVTYTEHAKRKTVTSLDVVYALKRQGRTLYGFGG
- the bimA gene encoding Protein bimA; protein product: MAPNPAAVGGLLRQVIYYHLDNASYDNALFFAERFAAQDPKATDAAYLYSLSHLRLGDYRSAYDISKPMGYRGVNLGCTWVFAQACLALERYKDGIVALEKSKSLWPQKCSLGKHTATTRAAFSDTPALLCLLGKLHRGYGDKKKAVSCFEDSLKKNPFMWDAFTALCDMGINVRVPNIFRSNESLLQSFDSDIGIGVIDHLREASASAGIPVDAVSLKRSTARNMPADLGSDPFSIGFSSTEMSSPVVDMFTEAPENDFMSKIQSARLRLAASANIQPPSIVEGMETPTGLSTLSDATATRPIYGQEPPQAPARRTRNAQGIDAGLDAPPRMSYRLGTKRNGRPGQEQHAVETVPDGPAIATATATTTSTRAGHIAATERKRTLSGHPVPRSTNTDEHMTRRSARLNMFKPSTKANSGAATIGTSAGRELKKARPPVSRIMRPGSSGSSVGRVVSGNRKPVDDQADIDHGESSRTREPAPPPAPSKTIESDTVKVEEALKWTLDLMKKLGNGYYALSRFQCQDAIQAFSSLPSAQQGTPWVLSQLGRSHYEQAAYAEAEKFFRRMRVQAPSRLQDMEVYSTILWHLKRETDLSFLAHELVDSAWHSPQAWCALGNAWSLARDPEQALRCFKRATQLDPKFAYAFTLQGHEHVTNEEYDKALTAYRQAIAADRRHYNAYYGIGRVQERLGAYEKAYDHYYAAQTINPNNAVLICCMGGVLEKQKQMVQALHAYTKAAELAPRAAQTRYKKARALLTVGQIEAAQKELMILKDLAPDEATVHFLLGTLYRSTNERQLAVRHFTIALALDPKAGPKIKEAIESFEEDVPMDDSMMA